The Deferribacterota bacterium nucleotide sequence TTGTTCGTCATTACTTATATCTTCACAGTTATTTATATTAATATTGCTCTTAACAACTGTAGCCATATTAATGCCTTTATCATCTTCAACTACAACTAAATCACCATTGTTTAGCTCCAGTTCCTTGTTATATTTATAATTAAAAATTTTACCAGCACGTCTAAAAGTAACATATGCTATATTGTGATTATTCATTTGTTGTCCTCCAGAATATCTAAGATTAAGATTTGCTTAATAATATCAGTATTGACGTTTTCGTTAATTTTGTCAATTAGGTTAAGTAATTTCTCAATTTTTAATATTCTCGCTAAATTTTTATCAATTTTATCTATATCAAAAAATTTTAAAATATAAAAATATATAAAATTAATAAGATCATTTCTACCAGTAATATTTTCTATAAAAGTTATTAAATTTATTGTTTTATAGTTTGGTAGTTTATTATCTATATTATCAAATTCTCTGATAATCTCCAGATTGTTTAAACTGTTATTTAAAAGCTGTATAGCTGTAGGCTTTAAATTGATATTTTGTTCTTTTACTATTTTTTCTGTATTATTTTTAGGTAGCCTATTAAAGGGAATTCTTACGCACCTAGATCGTATAGTAGGGATAATTTTATGGTAGTTATTAGTAATTAAAATAAAAATAATATTAATAGGTGATTCCTCTAGTGTTTTGAGGAAAGATGCTGCTGCTTCTCTTGTCATGTTGTGTGCATCATTTATAATGATGAATTTTTTATCTGGGCCTGTAAGATATATAAATTCTGATAACTCTCTAATATTATTGATCTTTAGCTCATCTTCTTTGATATATTTAATCATTGGATGCTTTAAGCTGAGTATACTTTGGCAATTGTTACAATTACAATCATCGAA carries:
- a CDS encoding AAA family ATPase encodes the protein MIYGHNFQKEYFYNAIKNNRLSSGYIFEGASGIGKKLFALYLAKYFYCKYKKYFDDCNCNNCQSILSLKHPMIKYIKEDELKINNIRELSEFIYLTGPDKKFIIINDAHNMTREAAASFLKTLEESPINIIFILITNNYHKIIPTIRSRCVRIPFNRLPKNNTEKIVKEQNINLKPTAIQLLNNSLNNLEIIREFDNIDNKLPNYKTINLITFIENITGRNDLINFIYFYILKFFDIDKIDKNLARILKIEKLLNLIDKINENVNTDIIKQILILDILEDNK